AAAGCAATTTCCGCAGGACACAAGAGATAAATAAGAAATGCGAATGAAAATTTTATGCATCCGCGCCGCGCGGAACGCCGGGCGCGTTGCTCTTTGGCCGCGCAGATTCTATAATGGGGCCGATTCCACCGGCGGCGCACGACGGCGCGCCGCCGCGGCTGAAAAGATCCTTTCAGCGGAAGGGAGCGAGTCCAATGAGTCTGAACGAAACGCCGCGTTCGGAGCGGCTGCACATCGGCATTTTCGGGCGGCGCAACAGCGGCAAGTCGTCGCTGATCAACGCGCTGACCGGCCAGAAGGCCGCCATCGTCAGCGACGTGCCGGGCACCACCGCCGACCCGGTCTACAAGGCCATGGAGATCCGCGGCGTCGGCCCAGCGGTGCTGATCGACACGGCCGGCTTCGACGACGAAGGCGGGCTCGGCGCGCTGCGCGTGGGCAAAACGCGCGAGGCCGCCGACCGCACCGACGTGGCGCTGATGGTCTTTGCCGGCGCCGCATGTCCCGAAGAGCTGGAATGGGTCGGTCTGCTGAAAGCGAAAGGCGTCCCCGTGATCGCCGTCCTGAACAAGATCGACCGCATGAGCGACGGCGAGCGGGAGGCGGCGCTGCGAAGCCTCAAAGCCGCGACCGGATCCGACGCCGTGCCCGTCAGCGCCGCGAACGGCGAAGGCGTGGCGGCGCTGCGCGAGGCGCTGCTGACGGCGCTGCCCGAGCGGGAAGACCTGAGCATCACCGGCTCGCTGTGCCGCGCCGGCGACACGGTGGTGCTGGTGATGCCTCAGGACATCCAGGCGCCGAAAGGGCGTCTGATCCTGCCGCAGGTGCAGACGATCCGCGAGCTGCTCGACAAGAAATGCCGCGCTCTCTGCGCGACATCCGACGGTTTTGCCTCGGCGCTGGCGTCGCTGAAGGAGCCTCCGGCGCTGGTGATCGTCGATTCGCAGACGTTCGCCGAAATTTACCCGCAGGTCCCGCCGGGCGTAAAGCTGACGTCGTT
This sequence is a window from Pyramidobacter sp. YE332. Protein-coding genes within it:
- the hydF gene encoding [FeFe] hydrogenase H-cluster maturation GTPase HydF, which translates into the protein MSLNETPRSERLHIGIFGRRNSGKSSLINALTGQKAAIVSDVPGTTADPVYKAMEIRGVGPAVLIDTAGFDDEGGLGALRVGKTREAADRTDVALMVFAGAACPEELEWVGLLKAKGVPVIAVLNKIDRMSDGEREAALRSLKAATGSDAVPVSAANGEGVAALREALLTALPEREDLSITGSLCRAGDTVVLVMPQDIQAPKGRLILPQVQTIRELLDKKCRALCATSDGFASALASLKEPPALVIVDSQTFAEIYPQVPPGVKLTSFSILFAGYKGDIAAFAAGARALEKLTGRSRVLIAEACTHAPLEEDIGRVKIPRLLRKRFGAGLTIDFARGVDFPADLGGYDLVVHCGACMFNRRFVLARIAEARRQGVPITNYGIALAWLTGILDKVSLDAEVRP